A single genomic interval of Spinacia oleracea cultivar Varoflay chromosome 6, BTI_SOV_V1, whole genome shotgun sequence harbors:
- the LOC130462500 gene encoding uncharacterized protein translates to MLKTFMTQVNQKFDSMATHNKMLETQIAQLSSSNASRVPGSLPPQGVSPGETHQANAIVTRSGKNLVNSTTKSPTQGESEPIDESEPIVDTTIFQREYVVPPYKPKLPFPSGFAGANLDDQFAKFQEVLKNLYVNIPFAEALRQMPTYAKFLKEILTKKRVVDVVETITLPESCSAIIQNKLPTKLKDPGSFSIPCAIGELVIDKALCDLGASVSVMPFSIFQRLNVGELKPTQVSLQLADRSKWRRTPMSQSS, encoded by the exons ATGTTGAAAACTTTCATGACTCAAGTCAACCAAAAGTTTGATTCCATGGCCACCCATAATAAAATGCTTGAAACACAAATTGCGCAATTGTCATCCTCTAATGCTTCAAGAGTTCCCGGTTCTTTGCCTCCTCAAGGGGTAAGTCCCGGTGAGACCCATCAAGCTAATGCTATTGTGACAAGAAGTGGGAAAAACCTTGTGAATTCAACTACTAAGAGTCCAACTCAAGGAGAGAGTGAGCCCATTGATGAAAGTGAGCCTATTGTCGATACCAccata TTCCAAAGAGAGTACGTGGTCCCTCCTTACAAGCCCAAATTGCCTTTCCCATCTGGTTTTGCCGGAGCTAACCTCGATGATCAATTTGCAAAATTCCAAGAAGTCCTCAAGAACCTCTATGTGAACATTCCTTTTGCCGAAGCCCTTAGGCAAATGCCTACTTATGCCAAGTTTTTGAAGGAGATTCTAACCAAGAAGAGGGTTGTGGATGTGGTTGAGACTATTACCCTACCCGAAAGTTGTAGTGCCATTATCCAAAACAAGTTGCCCACCAAATTGAAAgatcccgggagtttttccatcccttgTGCAATTGGGGAACTTGTCATAGATAAAGCCCTATGTGATTTAGGAGCAAGTGTGAGTGTAATGCCATTCTCTATTTTTCAAAGGTTGAATGTGGGAGAGTTGAAGCCTACCCAAGTGTCCCTCCAATTAGCCGACCGTTCG AAATGGAGGAGGACCCCAATGTCTCAATCATCTTAG